One genomic region from Phragmites australis chromosome 1, lpPhrAust1.1, whole genome shotgun sequence encodes:
- the LOC133887982 gene encoding 2-oxoglutarate-dependent dioxygenase 11-like isoform X1, whose amino-acid sequence MAHAKTGTSLPVPNVQALAQTWNGSGEQVPERYVRTEEVSAKEVVAGCAIPVVDLSRLLDPRSFEEELANLGSACQHWGFFQLLVSLANEMQLINHGVPDEAIQDVRRDIAEFFKLPLEAKKVYAQVPESGLEGYGQAFVVSETQKLDWSDMIYLMVRPAESRDMRFWPAQPPSFRSSVDRYSAEAANVVSCLLRFMAVEMGVEPERLLEMFGGLPQAMRVSYYPSCMRAGEVLGLSPHTDACGLTLLLHVNDVQGLQVRRDDGRWLAVDPLDGAFLVNVGDILEILSNGRYRSVEHRAVVHPDKERISAAMFHQPCRDTTVGPLPELVKDGGVARYKSVSHADFMKRFFSKKLDGRRNHLDYYKI is encoded by the exons ATGGCGCACGCGAAAACAGGAACGTCTCTGCCGGTGCCGAACGTGCAGGCGCTCGCGCAGACTTGGAACGGATCAGGCGAGCAGGTGCCTGAACGGTACGTCCGGACGGAGGAGGTCAGCGCCAAGGAGGTCGTCGCCGGCTGCGCGATCCCAGTCGTCGATCTCAGCAGGTTGCTTGACCCGCGGTCGTTTGAAGAGGAGCTCGCGAACCTCGGGTCTGCCTGTCAGCACTGGGGTTTCTTTCAG TTGTTGGTGTCACTCGCAAACGAGATGCAGCTCATCAACCATGGGGTGCCGGATGAGGCGATCCAGGACGTGAGGAGAGACATAGCCGAGTTCTTCAAGCTCCCGCTCGAAGCCAAGAAGGTGTACGCACAAGTACCGGAGTCCGGCCTCGAGGGGTACGGTCAGGCCTTCGTCGTCTCCGAGACGCAAAAGCTGGACTGGTCGGACATGATCTACCTCATGGTCCGTCCCGCGGAGTCACGGGACATGAGGTTCTGGCCCGCCCAGCCTCCGTCTTTCAG GAGCTCAGTGGATCGGTACTCGGCCGAGGCGGCCAACGTGGTGTCGTGCTTGCTGCGGTTCATGGCCGTGGAAATGGGCGTGGAGCCGGAGCGCCTCCTGGAGATGTTCGGGGGCCTGCCCCAGGCCATGAGGGTGAGCTACTACCCATCGTGCATGCGGGCCGGCGAGGTGCTCGGCCTGTCGCCGCACACCGACGCGTGCGGCCTGACGCTTCTGCTCCACGTCAACGACGTGCAGGGCCTGCAGGTCAGGAGAGACGATGGCAGGTGGCTCGCCGTCGACCCTCTCGACGGCGCATTCTTGGTCAACGTCGGCGATATACTGGAG ATCCTAAGCAACGGGAGATACAGAAGCGTGGAGCACAGGGCCGTGGTACACCCGGACAAAGAGCGCATCTCGGCGGCGATGTTCCATCAGCCGTGCCGCGACACAACGGTCGGCCCTCTGCCGGAGCTCGTGAAAGACGGCGGCGTGGCGCGGTACAAATCGGTGAGCCACGCGGATTTCATGAAGCGCTTCTTCTCGAAGAAGCTCGATGGACGAAGGAACCACCTCGACTACTACAAGATTTAG
- the LOC133887982 gene encoding 2-oxoglutarate-dependent dioxygenase 11-like isoform X2, producing the protein MAHAKTGTSLPVPNVQALAQTWNGSGEQVPERYVRTEEVSAKEVVAGCAIPVVDLSRLLDPRSFEEELANLGSACQHWGFFQLINHGVPDEAIQDVRRDIAEFFKLPLEAKKVYAQVPESGLEGYGQAFVVSETQKLDWSDMIYLMVRPAESRDMRFWPAQPPSFRSSVDRYSAEAANVVSCLLRFMAVEMGVEPERLLEMFGGLPQAMRVSYYPSCMRAGEVLGLSPHTDACGLTLLLHVNDVQGLQVRRDDGRWLAVDPLDGAFLVNVGDILEILSNGRYRSVEHRAVVHPDKERISAAMFHQPCRDTTVGPLPELVKDGGVARYKSVSHADFMKRFFSKKLDGRRNHLDYYKI; encoded by the exons ATGGCGCACGCGAAAACAGGAACGTCTCTGCCGGTGCCGAACGTGCAGGCGCTCGCGCAGACTTGGAACGGATCAGGCGAGCAGGTGCCTGAACGGTACGTCCGGACGGAGGAGGTCAGCGCCAAGGAGGTCGTCGCCGGCTGCGCGATCCCAGTCGTCGATCTCAGCAGGTTGCTTGACCCGCGGTCGTTTGAAGAGGAGCTCGCGAACCTCGGGTCTGCCTGTCAGCACTGGGGTTTCTTTCAG CTCATCAACCATGGGGTGCCGGATGAGGCGATCCAGGACGTGAGGAGAGACATAGCCGAGTTCTTCAAGCTCCCGCTCGAAGCCAAGAAGGTGTACGCACAAGTACCGGAGTCCGGCCTCGAGGGGTACGGTCAGGCCTTCGTCGTCTCCGAGACGCAAAAGCTGGACTGGTCGGACATGATCTACCTCATGGTCCGTCCCGCGGAGTCACGGGACATGAGGTTCTGGCCCGCCCAGCCTCCGTCTTTCAG GAGCTCAGTGGATCGGTACTCGGCCGAGGCGGCCAACGTGGTGTCGTGCTTGCTGCGGTTCATGGCCGTGGAAATGGGCGTGGAGCCGGAGCGCCTCCTGGAGATGTTCGGGGGCCTGCCCCAGGCCATGAGGGTGAGCTACTACCCATCGTGCATGCGGGCCGGCGAGGTGCTCGGCCTGTCGCCGCACACCGACGCGTGCGGCCTGACGCTTCTGCTCCACGTCAACGACGTGCAGGGCCTGCAGGTCAGGAGAGACGATGGCAGGTGGCTCGCCGTCGACCCTCTCGACGGCGCATTCTTGGTCAACGTCGGCGATATACTGGAG ATCCTAAGCAACGGGAGATACAGAAGCGTGGAGCACAGGGCCGTGGTACACCCGGACAAAGAGCGCATCTCGGCGGCGATGTTCCATCAGCCGTGCCGCGACACAACGGTCGGCCCTCTGCCGGAGCTCGTGAAAGACGGCGGCGTGGCGCGGTACAAATCGGTGAGCCACGCGGATTTCATGAAGCGCTTCTTCTCGAAGAAGCTCGATGGACGAAGGAACCACCTCGACTACTACAAGATTTAG
- the LOC133910812 gene encoding ATP-citrate synthase beta chain protein 1-like, which yields MATGQIFSKTTQALFYNYKQLPIQRMLDFDFLCGRETPSVAGIINPGSDGFQKLFFGQEEIAIPVHPTIEAACNAHPTADVFINFASFRSAAASTMSALKQPTIRVVAIIAEGVPESDTKQLISYARANNKVIIGPATVGGVQAGAFKIGDTAGTIDNIIQCKLYRPGSVGFVSKSGGMSNELYNTIARVTDGIYEGIAIGGDVFPGSTLSDHILRFNNIPQIKMMVVLGELGGKDEYSLVEALKQGKVQKPVVAWVSGTCARLFKSEVQFGHAGAKSGGELESAQAKNQALREAGAVVPTSYEALESAIKETFEKLVEEGNISPVPEITPPPIPEDLKTAIKSGKVRAPTHIISTISDDRGEEPCYAGVPMSTIIEQGYGVGDVISLLWFKRSLPRYCTQFIEICIMLCADHGPCVSGAHNSIVTARAGKDLVSSLVSGLLTIGPRFGGAIDDAARYFKDAYDRGLTPYEFVEGMKKKGIRVPGIGHRIKSRDNRDKRVQLLQKYAHTHFPSVKYMEYAVQVETYTLSKANNLVLNVDGAIGSLFLDLLSGSGMFSKQEIDEIVEIGYLNGLFVLARSIGLIGHTFDQKRLKQPLYRHPWEDVLYTK from the exons ATGGCGACAGGTCAAATTTTCTCAAAAACTACCCAAGCATTATTCTACAATTACAAGCAACTTCCCATCCAACGGATGCTTGATTTTGACTTCCTCTGCG GGAGGGAAACACCTTCTGTTGCTGGAATAATCAATCCTGGTTCTGACGGGTTTCAGAAACTTTTCTTTGGACAGGAGGAAATTGCTATTCCAGTTCATCCTAC AATTGAAGCAGCCTGCAATGCACACCCAACTGCTGATGTATTTATCAACTTTGCATCCTTCCGAAG TGCTGCTGCTTCTACAATGTCAGCTTTGAAGCAGCCAACAATAAGAGTTGTAGCCATTATCGCTGAGGGTGTTCCTGAATCAGACACAAAGCAGCTAATTAGTTATGCACGTGCTAATAACAAG GTCATCATTGGACCTGCAACAGTTGGAGGAGTTCAAGCTGGTGCTTTCAAGATTGGTGATACTGCTGGGACTATTGACAACATAATTCAATGCAAGCTTTACAGGCCTGGATCTGTCGGTTTTGTGTCTAAATCG GGTGGCATGTCAAATGAGTTGTACAATACCATTGCCAGAGTGACAGATGGTATTTATGAAG GAATTGCAATTGGAGGGGATGTTTTCCCTGGATCAACTCTGTCAGATCACATTCTACGTTTTAATAACATACCACAG ATTAAAATGATGGTTGTTCTCGGGGAGCTTGGTGGAAAAGATGAGTATTCACTTGTCGAAGCTTTGAAACAAGGAAAGGTTCAgaaaccagttgttgcatgggtTAGTGGGACATGCGCACGTCTATTCAAATCTGAAGTACAGTTTGGCCATGCT GGTGCAAAGAGTGGTGGTGAGTTGGAGTCAGCACAAGCTAAGAATCAGGCACTAAGGGAAGCTGGGGCGGTTGTGCCTACTTCATATGAAGCTCTCGAAAGTGCTATTAAGGAGACATTTGAAAAACTG GTTGAGGAAGGAAATATTTCTCCCGTGCCTGAAATCACACCTCCTCCCATTCCCGAGGACCTTAAAACTGCAATCAAGAGTGGGAAGGTCCGAGCTCCTACCCACATTATCTCCACTATCTCTGATGACAGAG GTGAGGAACCATGCTATGCTGGCGTTCCCATGTCTACAATTATTGAACAGGGTTACGGAGTTGGTGATGTTATTTCTCTTTTGTGGTTCAAGCGCAGCCTTCCCCGCTATTGCACTCAATTTATTGAG ATATGCATCATGCTTTGTGCTGACCATGGTCCCTGTGTATCCGGTGCTCATAACTCTATAGTTACTGCTAGGGCTGGAAAGGACCTTGTTTCCAGCTTGGTATCTG GATTACTGACAATTGGTCCCCGTTTCGGTGGTGCAATTGATGATGCTGCCCGGTACTTCAAAGATGCATATGATAGG GGTCTCACGCCTTATGAGTTTGTTGAAGGCATGAAAAAGAAGGGAATCCGTGTCCCTGGGATTGGTCACAg GATCAAGAGCAGAGACAACAGGGACAAACGAGTGCAGCTTCTACAGAAATATGCTCACACGCATTTCCCTTCAGTCAAGTACATGGAATACGCTGTTCAGGTTGAGACATACACCCTGTCAAAAGCCAACAATTTGGTTCTGAATGTTGATGGTGCGATTGGGTCACTTTTCTTGGATCTTCTTTCTGGAAGTGGAATGTTCAGCAAACAAGAGATCGATGAGATTGTTGAGATTGGTTATCTTAATGGGCTCTTTGTGCTTGCACGTTCAATTGGCCTGATTGG GCACACCTTTGACCAGAAGAGGCTCAAGCAACCCCTCTACCGCCACCCATGGGAGGATGTCCTCTACACCAAGTGA